In Bacillota bacterium, the sequence TGCAGCTGCTTTTGTACAGACGGGACTGGCCGGCCCGGGAAGAAATAGAAAATGCCATTCGGGAATTAGACCGAACCAGTACGGTGGTGGACAGGTTTCTTGACCTGGCCGGGGAGTCACCGAAGGAGTGTCGGCGGGTTAATCTCAACGGGATTGTAGAGGAACTGCAACCCTACATCCAGGTCAATGCCACCGAGGGTGAGTGCAAGGTGATGCTGGATGTTCACCCGTTACCGGATATGAGCCTGGACAGAGAAGAGATGATGCAATTAGTCCTTCATCTGTGTCGGGGTATCCTGGAGGCCATCGGGCGGGGAGGTTCTTTGGTTCTGCGAACTGGCTATCTCGGCGGCAAAGTTATTCTGCTGGTCCGTGGGATCGTTGATCTTGATCATCACGACGGGGAGCCTAGATCAATTCGGCCAGAGGATGGCCAGCTCAGTGCCACTTCCCGGATTCTCTTTTGCCAATGGATCGTTGATCGTTATCAGGGAAGTATCGCGGTTTACGAAGAGGATTTGGGGCTCAGCGTTGTGGTGAAGCTGCCGGTGCGCACTACCGAGGAAAAATTGGAGGCCGACAGCCAATAGTGAGATGCCTGCACCTTCGGGAAATGATATAATGCAAAAGGATTTGTTTGCATTATGTTGTTGCCAGGAAGGAGCTTGAATGAGTGGACATAGGAATTATTGGTCTTTCCGGTGTAGGCAAGACTTCTTTTTTCAATCTTCTGACCGGAGGTAAGGCGGACGCCGGATATGGCGGCGGTCGGGGACAGGCGAATATGGGCATGGGAAGGGTTCCCGATCCCCGGATTGATCGGTTGTCTGCTGTTTTCCAACCCAAGAAGACTACATACGCCACAATCCGCTTTATCGATGTGGCTGGATTGCAACCTTCAACTCAGGGAGAACGTCGGACCGGGGATTTCCTCAATGATATCCGTAACGTTGACTGCCTCGTTCATGTAGTTAGGGGCTTTGCCTCCGATGTTGTCCCCCACGTTGCAGGAAGCATTGATCCCCTGCGGGATCTGGAGCTAATCCATAATGAGTTGTTGTTGACCGATTGGGGTTTTGTTGAGACTAGACTGGAGAAGCTCGCTAAGGAACGGGTCAAAAACCCCAATCTAGCTAAAGAGGAGCCGATCCTGCGACGCTGTATGGAGGCCTTGGAAGAGGGCCGCCCCTTGAGCACCGTGGACCTCAGCGAGGATGAAGAAAAGCTGATGGCGGGGTACACCTTTTTCACCCGCAAGCCGATGATTATTGTCGTTAACCTCGACGAGGATCAGCTTCAGAGCGGTGAGTATCCCAACCAAAGCCAGGTACAAGAGTGGTGCCGGGATCATGCCCTTCCTCTAATTGAGGTCTCTGCCCAGGTGGAGCTGGAAATTAGTCAGCTCGACGAGGCGGACCGGGACCTGTTTATGGAGGAGTATGGACTCAAGGAAACGGGAATCGCTCGCCTAGCGCGCACCGCCTACAGCCATCTGGGTCTAATCTCTTTCTTCACAGTGGGTCAAGATGAAGTTCGAGCTTGGACTGTACGGGACGGTGCCACTGCCCAGGAGGCCGGTGGCAAGATTCACTCTGACATTGCCCGGGGCTTTATTCGCGCAGAAGTTTGCTCCTACGCTGACTTCATTGAGCATGGTTCCATGGCGGCGCTGAAGGAGAAGGGTTTACTGCGTCTAGAAGGGAAAGATTACAAGGTAAAGGACGCAGATATTATGACTTTTCGGTTCAATGTATAACGAGGTGAGTCAATTGTCGGTTATC encodes:
- the ychF gene encoding redox-regulated ATPase YchF is translated as MDIGIIGLSGVGKTSFFNLLTGGKADAGYGGGRGQANMGMGRVPDPRIDRLSAVFQPKKTTYATIRFIDVAGLQPSTQGERRTGDFLNDIRNVDCLVHVVRGFASDVVPHVAGSIDPLRDLELIHNELLLTDWGFVETRLEKLAKERVKNPNLAKEEPILRRCMEALEEGRPLSTVDLSEDEEKLMAGYTFFTRKPMIIVVNLDEDQLQSGEYPNQSQVQEWCRDHALPLIEVSAQVELEISQLDEADRDLFMEEYGLKETGIARLARTAYSHLGLISFFTVGQDEVRAWTVRDGATAQEAGGKIHSDIARGFIRAEVCSYADFIEHGSMAALKEKGLLRLEGKDYKVKDADIMTFRFNV